A stretch of DNA from Amylolactobacillus amylophilus DSM 20533 = JCM 1125:
GTATTTCTATACCAGCAGGACACAGAAAATTAGGGTCAACACACCAGAGCAGAAGTATCACTTCGTCTTTCATGATGTGATTAAGATGCGGGACATGTTGAGGGTAATCTGGCAGTTTGTTAAAGAAGAGCGGCAAACGGGGAGTTCCTGGTCGCGGGCAATTCGCCGTGGTTACCTGCATTTCGTGAACACTGAGTTCAAGGATTACTTCGGTGAATTGATCAAGGTTAACTATGGACTCGATGCATATGATGCATTCATGGCTGCCCGGCTGTCTGATTTAGAAGTCAGCTTCAGTTAACGACAAACTATATTTTCTGGTATTTTTCATTTAATTGTGTAGAATAGAAAGAAAATATCTAGCTAAATTTAGTTTGGGGGATTTGTGTGAAGGAAATCGAAGTTTATTTCGTCCGCCACGGCGAGACTATGTATAATTTAATGCGGAAGATGCAGGGCTGGTCGGACACGCCGTTGACCGAACGGGGAATCCCGGTGCTTGAAGCGACTGCGCAAAAGCTTCAAAATACCCACTTTGACGCCGTTTATAGTTCAGACCTGAAACGGGCTGTGGATACAGCGAAGATCATGCTGACGGCAAATCATGCCACGGATACACAGATTATCGAGAGCAGGAATCTCCGTGAGGTTTTCTTTGGCTCGTTTGAGGGCGAGAATGAGGAGGAGACCTGGGAACGTGTCGGGGCCCCCTATGGTATTAAGACGATCGCTGAATTTCGGGATCATTATTCACCGGATTTCTTGCGTAATGCCACCAAAGAAGCCGATGTACGTCATTTGGCAGAGAATGCCCAGGAGGTCAAGGTGCGACTGCAGGCGGGCTTACAAGAGATTTATCAGGCCAGCGCGGACCACTCACGCATTCTCGTAGCGACCCATGGTGGCGTCATTAAGGACTTGGTTAGTAAGAATTCACCCGCTGGCTCGCCCTACCACACCCAGTTCCCGAAGAATGGTAGTGTTACTAAGACACGGCTAACGGGCCAAAACATCATTATTGATGATTATAATCTATTACCATAGGTAACAAAAAAGAGCCTTAATCATAAAGATTAAGACTTAACAAACTTTCCACGAAATCATCACAGACAGAGGATCTCACTCAGAACTCTGCCTTTTTTCGTGTCCAAAATATAACACGGCACCAGAGCTCGCTGTCAACTAAAGTATATTTATCAGACCAAGATGGTAAAGAACTATTTTTGCGTAGTTATATATGTGATGGCTAGTGGGACCACTCCAGCAACAGAAAGTAAAGGAGGCGGTGCCATGAGCAGAATGGGAAGTGAGAGAGTGAGAGTTGGATTCTTTCAACTTTTTGAAATTGTTGAAGACACTAGTTGATGGCCTAAAAGCCCTTGATTGGTTGATTAAACTAATCAAAAAAAGCCTTAATCATAAAGATTTAGACTTAACAGCTTTCCACGAAATCATCACAGGCAGAGAATCCCTCACGAATCTCTGCCTTTTTTCGTGTCCAAAGTATAACACGAGGCCAGAGTAAACTGTCAACTAAAATATATATTTCTTTACCCAGCATATTCTATTTTTGAAGTGTTTCTTTACGCTCCAAGTATTCGTCCTTTTTAATATGCCCCTCTGCATAGAGCTCATCAATAATATCCAGCGGCCTGTTTTGCAGGGAGCGCGGCTGTTTTCCGCGGGAGAATAACACGCCAAGCAGCACAATAATTAGGATAATGAAAGTAGCCAGCAACCACCAGGATGGGCCATTGCCAAAGGAATTCATCATGTGAGTTCCCCAGTAACCAAATCTGTTACCACACATTATTTCACCTTCTTTAACGGTATTATACACCCGGTAATGGCGAATGCCAATCAATTCAATTTGACGGTTGAATTGCATATTTTGAGTGCAAATTATTCAAAAATTTAACGAGACGGCGGGGGGAAAATAAGTTATGATAGCTACGGCAGTATTTTCTGACATTTTGAGTTAATAGGAGTAAATATGAATATCGCTTTAATTGTTACCATTGCGCTGGTGATGGGCGTCGTGTTCGTCAATGGTTGGACCGATGCACCGAATGCCATTGCTACCGCAGTTTCAACTCGCGTGTTGCGCCCGAATGTGGCGATTTGGATGGCTGTCGTCATGAACTTCTTGGGGGCGCTCGTGATGACCTTCTTCAACGCCAAGGTGGCCGAGACCATCAGCAACATCGTGAGTTTCGATGGGGCCGGTAACGCCAGTCAGGTTGCCCTGTCTGCCGCGCTATTTGCTATCGTGACCTGGGCGGTCGCTGCATGGTGGTTTGGCATTCCTACGAGTGAATCACACGCGCTCGTTGCTGGGCTCACCGGTGCCGCAATGGCTCTTGGTGGCTTGAACGCCGTCAATGTGGACGAATGGTGGAAGGTCATCATTGGCCTTATCGTCAGCACTATCCTAGGCTTTGGTGGTGGCTATTTGATTACTAAGCTCATCATCTGGATTTTCCAGGGAGTCAACCGGATCTTCGCCAACAAAATTTTTACTGGTGGGCAGGCGTTTGGCGCCGCAGCCATGGCGTTTCTCCACGGCGCCCAAGATGGGCAGAAGTTCATGGGTGTCTTCATGTTGACCCTCTTCTACAACGGCCTCGTCGAGAAGAGCGGTAACGGCTTTGCCATTCCCATCTGGGTTATGGTGCTCTGTTCCGTGACCATGGGAATCGGTACGAGCGTCGGCGGGATGCGCATCATTAAGTCCGTCGGCATGGATATGGTGAAGCTGCAGAAATATCAGGGTTTCTCAGCCGACGTGGCGGCAGCAATCACGCTGCTACTATCCTCAATCTTCGGTATTCCTGTGTCGACGACACACACTAAAACAACGGCAATCATGGGTGCTGGTGCAGCCAAGCGCCTCTCGAGTGTCGATCTCACCGTTGTGAAGAACATGGTACTCGCCTGGGTACTCACGTTCCCTGGGTGTGGGATTATCGCTTTTTTGATGGCAAAATTATTTATGGCAATTTTTTAGGAGGAACGAGATGGCAAGAAAGAAAGGCTATGACTACTTTGGTGCAATGGAACACCTGGCAAAGGACACGGTGCGTGCGAGCCAGATTCTACACGAGATCATTAACGAATATGACCTAGACACGCTCGCGCAAAAGAGCGAGGAGATTCACAACATCGAACGGGAGAGCGACGAGGTTGTGAAGGAGGTCATGAAGGAGCTCTACGTGTCGTTTATCACGCCACTTGACCGGGAGGATATCGTGCAGATTATCGACCGGCTCGATGACATCATGGACGGGATTAACGGTCTCACATATGAGTTCTACTATTTGAATGTCCAACAGATGGCGCCAAATGCGGTGCAATTCTTCGAATTAATTACTCAAGCAGTTGCGGCTGTGCAGGAGGCAATCAAGGAGTTCCCACACTTCAAGAGTTCAAAGACGCTAATGAGTAGAATTGAGGAGGCCAATAAGATTGAGTCGCGGGGGGATCACCTGTACACCGAGGATCTGGCCCAACTTTTCCGCACAGAGAAAGACCCAATCGATGTTGTACGCTGGAAGAAGATTTTCTTCAGCTTCGAGTCGGTGTTAGATAGCTGTGAGGATGCCGCCGACATTATCATGGGCCTAATCATTAAGAATAGTTAGCAAGTTGAAGAAGTCCATTCCCGGGCTTCTTTTTTTATGCAAAAAAATAACCCACACATGAAAGTGTGAGTTATTAAGCTGGTGTGACCCAAATTGGGATACTCGGGATCGAACCGAGACATTATGGATTCAGAGTCCACTGCCTTACCAATTTGGCGATATCCCAGTAAAATCACCCGTACGGGAATCGAACCCGTAACTCCACCTTGAGAGGGTGGCGTCTTAACCATTTGACCAACGGGCAAAAGTACAAGTAAGATTGTATAAAAGAATACGGTACTATGTCAAGGGGTATTTACTCAAAACTTAATTCAACTAATAATAAATCACGATTGGACACATCACTCGTCGTCACCCAGACGTCTTTATACGTGCTCTTCGACTGGGATGAGACCTTGTTGAAGAAGTAGATAAAGAGGTCCGCGTTGGCATTGACAAAGCTGCGGTCTAGGCGCTCAACGTGAAGGCGCATCACCGGAAAGAGGGTCACGTCGACATTGAAGTCGGCAAATTTCTTGCTGAACGCGAAGGTTAGCTGGTTGGCGTATTCCGTTGGTTCCTGAATGACCTTTGCGCTATTGTCCCTGATAAATTCCAGCACGGGTAAATATTTATTGTCCATGTTCTCACCACCAATCTCCTGTTGCTGTAATAATTATAGCGTTTCCAGCTTCTTTATGAAAGCCGTTTGCGGTGGAAAAAGCAGTATTTTTTCGTTGCATCAGTGTCTGAGAAGGGTATAATGACAAATTGTCATATGACAGATTGTCACAATATGGAAAGGAAAGCTCATGCCAACAAAAACTTTTTTCGGACTGGGAGAAGAGAAGCGGGAACGGATTGTCGCAGCTGCGACGGCGCAGTTCACGACCAAGAAATTCTCTGATATCTCAATTAATGAGCTCATCAAGCAGGCAGGGATCCCCCGTGGTAGTTTCTACCAATACTTCCTGAGTAAAGAGGATTTATTCTTCTACTTAGCTAAGGAGAAACAAAAGGAGCTGCTTCTTTTGTGGCAGAAGCAGTTACAGGAAGCTCACGGCGACCTGTTCTTGGCCTTTCAGACCTTCGCCAACAAGGAGATTGATTGGCAGATTAATGACGCGGACCAGATGTTCTTCCGGAACATGTTCGTTTTCATGGGCGACCACAAGGCGTCACAGTGGTTTGAAGGTGATAGCAAGCCACATAACCACCACCATTTCACCCACTTCGGGCTCGACCTTATTGACACCAGTAAACTACGTGTGAAGGATGAATCGGAGCTTGAGCTTTTATTCCAAATTATGATTGGCCTGTTAGTACAAATTGGCCGTTCAAAGCTCATCGACCAGGACAACCAGGTTGACCAACTGAATAAGAACTTCAGACTAAAGGTAGCCTCCCTCGTCCGGTGGCTGAAATACGGCGTTTTAAAGGAGGAGAGTAACAAGTGATCAAATTAAGTAAATCACGTTGGCCATTATTCAAGTCACTCCAGAAGAAGACGGATAATCTCAACCTGATTTTCCGTGAAGGTCTAACTGGCGTGCGGGTAATTCGTTCCTTGCTGGTCTTTACAATAGTCAATTTGCGGGTAACGCAGAAATCTAATTTATCTAAAACGTTATGGCTGTAAAAGCAGACCATAGCGTTTTTTAGTCCACTTAGGTAAATTATGCTATTCTATTTACAGAGGTTTAAAACTAGATGATTGAATATTTTGCCACACAGAATCTAATTGAAAAAATGGTGACGGCGCGGATTGTTCCGGGTGTGAACTACGCATTCATTAAGGGCCAACAGGTGTTCACATCAACCGTGGGTTTCTCGACCTGGGTACCGGAAAATGTCCAACTGAGTCCATTTGCCCAGTATGATTTAGCCAGCCTCACCAAGGTTCTCGGCACCACCACGGTCTTTCTTCAACTCTACGAGGAAGGACAACTCAACTTTTCTGAGCCGTTACAGCAGTTTATTCCGACGTTTAAGGACCACCGGGTACGGTTATCCCACCTGTTGACGCACACGTCTGGTATTCGTGGCTACATCGAACACCGAGATGAATTGAGCGCACGGGAATTAATTGAGGCCATTATCAACTTACCCGTGACAGACGAATTTGACGAGAAGGTGCGCTATTCAGACACAAATTTCATTCTGCTCGGGTTAGTACTCGAGGTAATCTTCGATAAGCCGGTCTGGCAGGTGATTACGGAGCAGGTGATTAGACCGATGCACTTGCAGGCTACCACATTTTACCCAGATAAAAAAAATAGTGTACCAACGACGATGCGAGAGGATGGTACGCTGATTCAGGGTGTGGTCCATGACCCGAAGGCACAGGTTTTGAAGGAGCATTGCGGCTCAGCGGGATTGTTTAGCGACCTGAACGACCTAGTGGTGATGGCACAGGGATACTTGGGCTTGAACCGGGATATTTTACCGCTGCACCAAGAGACCGTTGCTGAGTTGTTCAAGCCTAAAACGCGGCCAACGATGGATTTTCGCAGTTGGGGTTTCGACATGGTCTTTGATCCAATCGACCAACACGCGATTATCCTGCATACTGGCTATACCGGCACCTTGGTTGTCTTTGACAGGCTAATGCGGACCGGGATGATCCTGTTGACGAATCGGGTTCATCCAAGCGGTAACAATCAAATATTCATCACGGCGCGCCAGAAGATCATTGCGAGCTTCTTGGATGAAAATAAGCGTTAAAAAATGCAGCTTTCCAATTTGGAAAACTGCATTTTTACTTATCTTCAGCTGCGTGCGCTAGTACTCAAAAGCTAACCGTGGGTGTACACGCTCTGCTTTGAAACGCGTTAGCACCCACAACTTTTTCCGTCTAGCTTCTCAGCTCTCACACCACTGCGTGGCGTTTCAGCTGCGTGCGCTAGTACTCAAAAGCTAACCGTGGGTGTACACGCTCTGCTTTGAAACGCGTTAGCACCCACAACTTTTTCCGTCTAGCTTCTCAGCTCTCACACCACTGCGTGGCGTTTCAGCTGCGTGCGCTAGTACTCAAAAGCTAACCGTGGGTGTACACGCTCTGCTTATTCCATTCCGGCTGCAATCACCTTTTCATCAGCTAACTTCTTGCGTAAGGCGAGCATCGCCGTATACGTCGATAGGATGTAAACTTTCTTCGTTGGGGCCTTTTTCACAGTCTCTAAGACACTGTTAAGCGAGTCTGTCACCTGCATCTGCGCTGGGTCAAAACCAGCGACTTCCAGGCGCAAGGCCATATCGTGGAATCGTTCGCCCCCGACGATCACCTGCTTAATCTTTGTTCGCTCTAACAACTCGAAGTTGCCATCCCAGATCCAACTGGTATCGATGCCATCCGCATGTTGAGCGTTTAATAGGGCGACAAGGCTGAAGTCGTCCTCTTCCTCGTTTATCAGGTCGACGATTTCGTTCAGCCCAACTGGATTCTTCACCAAAATGAGGTTGATGTTGTGGCCATTATAAGTAATCAATTCCTGGCGTCCAAACAGACGTTGGCTGTTGCTGAGTGCCTGCATGATTTTGGCAGCGGGTACGTCGAACTCTCGCGCCACACTGTAGGCTGCAAGTGCATTATGGATATTATACTTACCACCGATCGGCATCGTAATTTCCTGGTGCTCAATCGCGAAGTTAATGGTATTTGGCGTGAGCTTGCCGATGTTTGTAACCTGGTGAGTTAACGCCGGCCGTTTGAAACCGCAGTTGACACAGAAGTAGTCCCCCAGGTTAGCGTAGCTGAGTGCGTGGTAGTGGAGGATATGGTTGCAGACGGGGCATAAGACACCATCCGTGTTGGTCGGGGCCTTGAAATCAGCTGCCTGGTCAGCATCCTTAGTCGAAACACCGTAGTAACAAATGCGGTTTGGTAGCTCGCGAGAACTGAAGATGCTGGCGTCACCGTTTGCAACCACCAGCGCATCAGGCGCGAGCTTAATCCCAGACACAATCTTGTCGTAGGTCGTATAAATCTCCCCGTAGCGGTCCATCTGGTCGCGGAAGAGGTTGGTCAACACGAAAGCCTTTGGTTGAACGATTGCCGTGATTAATGGCACGTTCGCTTCGTCAACCTCGAGTACGGCGATTCTTCTCTTCGTCGTCTTGACTTTTTTGTGGCTCAAGAACGCCGTTGTGATTCCTTGTACCATGTTCGAGCCCGAGGGGTTCGTTAAGACGTCATCATACTCCGTCCTTAGTGCTTCAACCAACAGACTAGTCGTCATCGTCTTCCCGTTCGTGCCCGTGACGATAATCAGTTCATAATCACGCGCCAAGTCGGCCAGGACGTTCTCGTCTATCTTCGTGGCCAAGACGCCGGGGTACGATGTGCCACCATTCCTGAATTTGTGGAGGTACCAGAAGGAACCTTTGCCCACCACTGTAGCAATTTTAGCTTTTATTGTCATGTTCTCTCATCCTTTATTACATCTGCATTTTAATATAACATAAGATTGTCTCAAAACGCCTAATTTGAAATTTTTTTGTATATTTTTTAGCTCCAAGACCTTATACTTAAAAACAGTGTATAAAAGGAATGGTGAATTGATATGGCCCAATTATTTTTCCGCTACGGGACGATGAATAGTGGTAAAAGCATCGAAATTTTGAAGGTTGCGCATAACTATGAGGAGCAGAACAAAACAATCATCCTCATGACCAGTGCGGTGGATACGAGAACGGGTGTGGGTATTGTGAGCTCGCGGATTGGCCTGCAAAGAGACGCGATTCCGGTGGCTACCGAAACTAATATCTTTGATCTGGTTCAAGAAACTGATCCAAATGCCGCCTGTGTCTTGATCGATGAGGCACAGTTCTTGAATAGGAAGCATATCTTACAGTGTGCTAGAATTGTGGATGAAATGAACATTCCGGTGATGGCGTTTGGGCTGAAGAACGATTTTAGGAATCACCTGTTTGAGGGCAGTGAGTCCCTGTTACTCTATGCCGACAAAATCGAAGAGTTGAAGACTATTTGTTGGTTCTGTCGGCGAAAGGCGACGATGAATCTGCGTGTGCACGAGGGCCAACCGGTTTATGAGGGCAAGCAGGTCCAAGTCGGTGGTAATGAATCATACTATCCAGTTTGTCGCCAACACTATTTTCACCCTAATCTAGCTCAGAAAGGATAATTAACGTGGACAAAATTTTTGAACAATTACAAGGTTTGGTTGATCGCTACGACGAAATCCAGGAACTGATGTCTGACCCCGAGGTGATCAATGATACCAAGCGCTATATGGCTTTGACCAAGGAAGAGGCCGACATGCGCGAGGTTGTGGCCAAGTTTCGCGAGTATAAAAACGCCGAGCAATCTATTAACGATAATGAGGAGCTAATTGCCGAGAACGAGGACGATGAACTCGTTGAGATGGCAAAGGCTGAGCTCACAGAAGCTAAGGAGAATAAGGAACGGCTGGAGGACGAAATCAAGTTGCTGATGCTGCCGAAGGACCCAAATGATGACAAGAACATCATTATGGAGATTCGTGGTGCTGCGGGCGGCGATGAGGCCTCACTTTTTGCCGCGGATTTGCTCAGAATGTACGAAAAATACGCAGAAAGAGAGCACTGGAACGTCGAGCTGATTGATGAAGTGACAACGGAAGTCGGAGGCTACAAGCAGGTAGCCATCATGATCACCGGACAAAATGTCTACTCTAAACTGAAGTTTGAAAACGGCGCCCACCGGGTGCAACGGGTACCATCGACTGAGTCCCAGGGGCGGGTCCACACGTCAACTGCGACCGTGGCCGTGATGCCGGAGTATGATGAGGTGAACATCGAAATCGACCCCAAGGATATCAGAACTGACGTTTACCGAGCATCTGGTGCCGGTGGA
This window harbors:
- a CDS encoding histidine phosphatase family protein; protein product: MKEIEVYFVRHGETMYNLMRKMQGWSDTPLTERGIPVLEATAQKLQNTHFDAVYSSDLKRAVDTAKIMLTANHATDTQIIESRNLREVFFGSFEGENEEETWERVGAPYGIKTIAEFRDHYSPDFLRNATKEADVRHLAENAQEVKVRLQAGLQEIYQASADHSRILVATHGGVIKDLVSKNSPAGSPYHTQFPKNGSVTKTRLTGQNIIIDDYNLLP
- a CDS encoding inorganic phosphate transporter, with protein sequence MNIALIVTIALVMGVVFVNGWTDAPNAIATAVSTRVLRPNVAIWMAVVMNFLGALVMTFFNAKVAETISNIVSFDGAGNASQVALSAALFAIVTWAVAAWWFGIPTSESHALVAGLTGAAMALGGLNAVNVDEWWKVIIGLIVSTILGFGGGYLITKLIIWIFQGVNRIFANKIFTGGQAFGAAAMAFLHGAQDGQKFMGVFMLTLFYNGLVEKSGNGFAIPIWVMVLCSVTMGIGTSVGGMRIIKSVGMDMVKLQKYQGFSADVAAAITLLLSSIFGIPVSTTHTKTTAIMGAGAAKRLSSVDLTVVKNMVLAWVLTFPGCGIIAFLMAKLFMAIF
- a CDS encoding DUF47 domain-containing protein, whose translation is MARKKGYDYFGAMEHLAKDTVRASQILHEIINEYDLDTLAQKSEEIHNIERESDEVVKEVMKELYVSFITPLDREDIVQIIDRLDDIMDGINGLTYEFYYLNVQQMAPNAVQFFELITQAVAAVQEAIKEFPHFKSSKTLMSRIEEANKIESRGDHLYTEDLAQLFRTEKDPIDVVRWKKIFFSFESVLDSCEDAADIIMGLIIKNS
- a CDS encoding TetR/AcrR family transcriptional regulator translates to MPTKTFFGLGEEKRERIVAAATAQFTTKKFSDISINELIKQAGIPRGSFYQYFLSKEDLFFYLAKEKQKELLLLWQKQLQEAHGDLFLAFQTFANKEIDWQINDADQMFFRNMFVFMGDHKASQWFEGDSKPHNHHHFTHFGLDLIDTSKLRVKDESELELLFQIMIGLLVQIGRSKLIDQDNQVDQLNKNFRLKVASLVRWLKYGVLKEESNK
- a CDS encoding serine hydrolase domain-containing protein, which gives rise to MIEYFATQNLIEKMVTARIVPGVNYAFIKGQQVFTSTVGFSTWVPENVQLSPFAQYDLASLTKVLGTTTVFLQLYEEGQLNFSEPLQQFIPTFKDHRVRLSHLLTHTSGIRGYIEHRDELSARELIEAIINLPVTDEFDEKVRYSDTNFILLGLVLEVIFDKPVWQVITEQVIRPMHLQATTFYPDKKNSVPTTMREDGTLIQGVVHDPKAQVLKEHCGSAGLFSDLNDLVVMAQGYLGLNRDILPLHQETVAELFKPKTRPTMDFRSWGFDMVFDPIDQHAIILHTGYTGTLVVFDRLMRTGMILLTNRVHPSGNNQIFITARQKIIASFLDENKR
- a CDS encoding Mur ligase family protein, which gives rise to MTIKAKIATVVGKGSFWYLHKFRNGGTSYPGVLATKIDENVLADLARDYELIIVTGTNGKTMTTSLLVEALRTEYDDVLTNPSGSNMVQGITTAFLSHKKVKTTKRRIAVLEVDEANVPLITAIVQPKAFVLTNLFRDQMDRYGEIYTTYDKIVSGIKLAPDALVVANGDASIFSSRELPNRICYYGVSTKDADQAADFKAPTNTDGVLCPVCNHILHYHALSYANLGDYFCVNCGFKRPALTHQVTNIGKLTPNTINFAIEHQEITMPIGGKYNIHNALAAYSVAREFDVPAAKIMQALSNSQRLFGRQELITYNGHNINLILVKNPVGLNEIVDLINEEEDDFSLVALLNAQHADGIDTSWIWDGNFELLERTKIKQVIVGGERFHDMALRLEVAGFDPAQMQVTDSLNSVLETVKKAPTKKVYILSTYTAMLALRKKLADEKVIAAGME
- a CDS encoding thymidine kinase; the encoded protein is MAQLFFRYGTMNSGKSIEILKVAHNYEEQNKTIILMTSAVDTRTGVGIVSSRIGLQRDAIPVATETNIFDLVQETDPNAACVLIDEAQFLNRKHILQCARIVDEMNIPVMAFGLKNDFRNHLFEGSESLLLYADKIEELKTICWFCRRKATMNLRVHEGQPVYEGKQVQVGGNESYYPVCRQHYFHPNLAQKG
- the prfA gene encoding peptide chain release factor 1; this translates as MDKIFEQLQGLVDRYDEIQELMSDPEVINDTKRYMALTKEEADMREVVAKFREYKNAEQSINDNEELIAENEDDELVEMAKAELTEAKENKERLEDEIKLLMLPKDPNDDKNIIMEIRGAAGGDEASLFAADLLRMYEKYAEREHWNVELIDEVTTEVGGYKQVAIMITGQNVYSKLKFENGAHRVQRVPSTESQGRVHTSTATVAVMPEYDEVNIEIDPKDIRTDVYRASGAGGQHINKTSSAVRMTHLPTGIVVAMQDQRSQQQNREKAMQILRSRVYDYYESENQSEYDANRKSAVGTGDRSERIRTYNYPQNRVTDHRIGLSLNKLDRIMNGDLGEVIDALIVYSQAEQLEQLQDD